The proteins below are encoded in one region of Aequorivita iocasae:
- a CDS encoding DUF6909 family protein, whose amino-acid sequence MTKQRSHTRTRAQESTQAIERLYITMRHLFNRGFYKPMGVSGETLRESLLTLRPEIYGSIKEDKIELQGLLYVMDRLPYGIEECSFINLTSDEGYKNSHFEPIIPLKRRRNCYRIDSEQMNIEITRGRSEIYDILTHLTFLFIESHKIMKQVLINENGEVIRDWKKLEQAVLKKGKLSQEEKEVALTHTANFLGRTFEEVKSVYPFFASEKNENRFFNIIYFLGKLAIDEVIADNKRIITFSPVLRERLGHHIHGELWAYAIKQTLQDNGLLERPLHIISANMHSVMNSLYGPKALSAEFSKKKPMEVFEALSIASNVKLREKVTKTALSEGMIFIEDQSGTNIDVQIIDTAKIKQSPYIERLKELEVSKKPVIVVMDYAFGEQAYETMDELLKPFVDANKVRHFLNVVSVSIMGKAGILEGGKGDIMIPSAHVFEGTADNYPFKNKLDKSLFKDDDVKVCTGTMISVLGTSLQNRDVLKFFHNSTWNVIGLEMEGAHYQKAIQAASKIRRSISPKVKVRYAYYASDNPLETGSTLASGGLGTTGVKPTYLITEKMLKQILDTSKN is encoded by the coding sequence ATGACTAAACAAAGATCACATACACGCACCCGTGCACAGGAAAGCACGCAGGCAATAGAGCGGTTGTATATCACAATGCGCCACCTTTTTAACCGAGGGTTCTATAAGCCTATGGGGGTTTCTGGTGAAACCCTTCGAGAATCATTATTAACGCTTCGTCCAGAAATCTATGGCTCTATAAAAGAAGACAAAATTGAGCTGCAGGGCTTATTGTATGTTATGGACCGTTTGCCTTACGGAATTGAGGAATGCAGTTTCATCAATTTAACGAGTGATGAAGGCTACAAAAACTCTCATTTTGAACCCATAATTCCATTAAAACGCCGAAGAAATTGTTACCGAATCGATTCGGAACAAATGAATATCGAAATAACCCGTGGCCGTTCGGAAATCTATGATATTCTCACACACTTAACCTTTCTTTTTATTGAATCGCACAAAATTATGAAGCAAGTGCTCATAAACGAAAACGGCGAAGTGATCCGCGATTGGAAAAAGCTAGAACAAGCTGTGCTCAAAAAAGGAAAACTTTCACAAGAAGAAAAAGAAGTGGCGCTTACGCACACCGCAAATTTTCTGGGAAGAACTTTTGAGGAAGTAAAGAGCGTATATCCTTTTTTCGCAAGTGAAAAGAACGAGAACCGCTTTTTCAATATTATATACTTTTTGGGAAAACTTGCCATCGATGAGGTTATTGCAGACAATAAACGTATAATCACTTTCAGTCCCGTATTACGCGAGCGTTTAGGGCACCACATTCACGGTGAACTGTGGGCTTATGCTATAAAGCAAACGCTTCAAGATAATGGTTTGTTGGAACGTCCATTGCATATTATAAGCGCCAATATGCACAGTGTAATGAACAGTCTATATGGCCCGAAGGCACTTTCAGCAGAATTTTCAAAGAAAAAACCCATGGAGGTTTTTGAGGCGCTCAGCATTGCTTCTAATGTGAAACTTCGTGAAAAAGTGACCAAAACCGCTTTGTCGGAAGGCATGATATTTATTGAAGACCAGAGCGGGACCAATATTGACGTACAGATAATCGATACCGCTAAAATAAAACAAAGCCCCTATATTGAAAGATTAAAGGAGCTTGAAGTCTCAAAAAAGCCCGTTATTGTTGTGATGGATTATGCTTTTGGTGAGCAGGCCTATGAAACTATGGACGAGCTTTTAAAACCCTTTGTGGATGCCAATAAAGTACGACATTTCTTAAATGTAGTTTCTGTTTCAATTATGGGAAAAGCAGGTATTTTGGAAGGTGGAAAGGGCGATATTATGATACCGTCTGCCCACGTTTTTGAAGGTACTGCAGACAACTATCCCTTCAAAAATAAACTTGACAAATCACTTTTTAAGGATGATGACGTTAAAGTTTGTACCGGTACAATGATTTCGGTGTTGGGCACTTCACTTCAAAATAGGGATGTGCTGAAATTCTTTCACAATTCCACGTGGAATGTGATTGGGCTGGAAATGGAAGGCGCGCATTATCAAAAAGCGATTCAGGCGGCTTCCAAAATTAGGCGCAGCATTAGCCCAAAAGTAAAAGTAAGGTATGCGTATTACGCCTCAGATAATCCTTTGGAAACAGGCAGCACTTTGGCTTCGGGCGGCTTGGGAACTACAGGTGTAAAACCCACCTATTTGATTACCGAAAAGATGTTAAAACAGATTTTAGACACTTCTAAAAATTAA